The genomic segment CCAGATAAAAAGTCAAAACCATAAAGGACAATACATAGCTAAATAGAAGGCAAATTCAACTTATAAGAATAGGTATGATGTGCATCCCCAAGATTCACAAGCTCCTTTGCTGCTTCAATCCTTGACTCCTTAGCCAATGCATCCACCACGCTTTGTATCAAAGCATTTTGAACAAGCAACTTGCTACAGAGAACATCCTTGCAAATACCATAAGCAAACATAAAATCACCCTTCTGAAGGGCAAAAGGAATCAAGCCCTCCAAAGTCAATTTATCCCGTTTACAATCACTTCTCCCTATTTCATGATACCAATGCTTAGCTTTCTTCAAATCCCCATCATTAACAAACCCTCTAATCAAAGTGCTGTAACTAAAGGTATCAAGTTGAATCCCCTTACTCTTCATTTCTTCAACAACCTTAACCGCATCTTCCATTCTCTTCTCCAATGTCAATCCAAGCAACTTCGCATTATAACTTCGTACATCTGGTTCAACATTCTTTTCCTTCATTTGCTCCCAAATCCTCTCCCCGTCAACGAACCTTCCTTTCGCATAAAACCCATGTAAAAGCGTATTAAAAGTAATCAAATCAGACTCCAAGCCTTTCTTCTCCACCTCATCTAGCAATGTAACAGCCGAATCCATTGAGCCCATCTCGCAAAAAGCCTTAAGGACTGTATTATACGAAACCAAATCTGGTTCAATCTCTAACTCCTTGGATAGCCCTTTGAACAACCCTTCT from the Populus nigra chromosome 9, ddPopNigr1.1, whole genome shotgun sequence genome contains:
- the LOC133702946 gene encoding small ribosomal subunit protein mS79 (rPPR3b)-like, yielding MSSLCRLLRRTLSTATSATATDSTKAKSFCKEIYKERNLEQLVEKFKIASVDEDFRTKPSVYKEAVRRLAAARKFNYVEEILEDQKQYKDIYKEGFNAHLISLYGSAGMFDNARKVFDEMLERKCAQTVVSFNALLGACVNSKKFDEAEGLFKGLSKELEIEPDLVSYNTVLKAFCEMGSMDSAVTLLDEVEKKGLESDLITFNTLLHGFYAKGRFVDGERIWEQMKEKNVEPDVRSYNAKLLGLTLEKRMEDAVKVVEEMKSKGIQLDTFSYSTLIRGFVNDGDLKKAKHWYHEIGRSDCKRDKLTLEGLIPFALQKGDFMFAYGICKDVLCSKLLVQNALIQSVVDALAKESRIEAAKELVNLGDAHHTYSYKLNLPSI